A genomic region of Desulfosarcina ovata subsp. ovata contains the following coding sequences:
- a CDS encoding conjugal transfer protein TraG N-terminal domain-containing protein — MRRIVYIILFAVIPSGAFAAVPASLQVITVQGGFDVYAHTFRRLALIMSDAGYNNLFFTFIVIGIFIAGCIVISRSVFEGRARATSWVSWIGTIIFGLIIFKTFIEPRSDLVIFDETNNQSITIGGVPDGVIFIAGLAKKIENGLIHIIETSGSPDSFIDNPGGVTFNIFAKAFAQGVDMSGTGTTGSYLNTNLRNYVNDCLFFEISRPGTTLTLDQINVNTDFIPIFSQASNPAVFTIYRDNANPTGATSSCFSAWSQIQAELAAMTDVSTANQKYWTERCLRAGYNHNVTGAAGPDMVTLCRTKAADLLSNARMLGVVVTSSQLMRQHLMASELYGALQEANPDNAIKVTSSMNMGNRLVGAGIAAGDWMPHMQAMLFAIFVGIMPFFLILAATPFYARMLSFIMGAFVFFIAWGVCDALLHEFAMDKAIDIMTEIKDGQLGLKSFLLFQSDAMKAYACFAQYKVMSIMFASIFAGVLTRIGGSMWARTLTSPGGQMASAGAGAAMEAIDPSKSAGRKSNLTESVPTQVLHNSYGMANQARAALYGKQTEYRTKDAAVKAFGGQMANAGAAATRMSAANLTHLKEKVSHSDAVLKWGNAHGLSNDDTIQMTQDYMQHSTASSALAMNKIAQGYNISAMEALDFGKHVQAETGYGNALGVEKAFRSAQTDGFDGTMADYQSMRADIDSRKGFLTAETVEKMAGSYFGGNTNRLLRHEAQYSQSQTAGMLHSLRQHRVTPQEVGEALGRARSFEAIAKQDHLFAAGDNTYFRTQSAQLYDAAAKHLKRTAMEEIASDGYLSKQTRSNIKAMLATDMGSAQLRAQGGLETTIRGEKEASHFGQFLKSQGVDVQGRDIIGAKARMNMYLDNDGNLKTGFVAVNKGTVITSQDYREHKGALTRDQARDLGLSREGFYSIKSSANGETALFVHGESGRAFTQSNMHVEKDSADGYQVVYKDPDTGKTGYVLLSKGSETRDVASHVRHLKNGETMAFQDANGTLNLVSGEIRSKGVMQDISGTLDNGRAVSFRYNTVTGEITDRDISQNVNFKPDEAYRNLYDKSHGNMLKFYDLNDEATRLAFVNNMARTVGNIIGVDEIKAIGGRGGLGASIGKPGGKKGFGLSGGMELSHSNRQQINQIGASLLHAIEESEDQSGYVDYEKADALLRNECDGLTKRGYKSGRIGLTKNAHDGQAAREHHQEKFDQLMEQILPQSTRKSGKPADA, encoded by the coding sequence ATGAGAAGAATAGTCTATATCATCCTGTTTGCCGTAATCCCTTCCGGCGCCTTTGCCGCGGTGCCGGCCAGCCTGCAGGTCATCACCGTCCAGGGCGGATTCGATGTCTATGCCCATACCTTCAGGCGGCTGGCCCTGATCATGAGCGATGCCGGCTACAACAATCTGTTTTTCACCTTTATCGTGATCGGCATCTTCATCGCCGGCTGTATTGTCATCAGCCGGTCGGTGTTTGAGGGCCGCGCCCGGGCGACCTCCTGGGTGTCGTGGATCGGCACCATCATATTCGGACTGATCATCTTCAAGACCTTTATCGAGCCAAGATCCGATTTGGTCATCTTCGATGAAACCAACAATCAGTCCATTACCATCGGCGGCGTGCCCGACGGGGTCATCTTTATCGCCGGCCTTGCCAAAAAGATCGAAAACGGCCTGATCCACATCATCGAAACCAGCGGCAGTCCCGATTCGTTCATCGACAACCCCGGCGGCGTCACTTTCAACATCTTTGCCAAGGCATTTGCCCAAGGGGTGGACATGTCCGGCACCGGCACCACCGGAAGCTACCTGAACACCAATTTGAGAAATTATGTAAACGACTGTCTTTTTTTCGAGATATCCCGGCCTGGCACCACCCTCACCCTGGATCAGATTAACGTGAACACCGATTTCATCCCCATCTTCTCCCAGGCCTCCAACCCGGCCGTGTTTACGATTTACAGGGACAATGCCAACCCCACCGGGGCAACCAGCTCCTGTTTTTCCGCCTGGTCGCAGATCCAGGCGGAACTGGCCGCCATGACCGATGTTAGCACCGCCAACCAGAAGTACTGGACCGAGCGGTGTCTTCGGGCCGGCTATAATCACAATGTTACCGGTGCCGCGGGTCCGGACATGGTGACCCTGTGCCGGACCAAAGCGGCCGACCTGCTATCCAACGCCAGGATGTTGGGCGTGGTCGTCACCTCATCCCAATTGATGCGACAGCATTTAATGGCCAGCGAACTGTACGGTGCCCTTCAGGAGGCCAACCCGGACAACGCCATCAAGGTCACCAGTTCCATGAATATGGGCAACCGCCTGGTGGGCGCCGGCATCGCCGCCGGAGATTGGATGCCCCACATGCAGGCCATGTTGTTTGCCATCTTTGTGGGGATCATGCCCTTTTTCCTGATCCTTGCGGCAACACCGTTTTATGCCCGGATGCTTTCCTTTATCATGGGGGCCTTTGTCTTTTTCATCGCCTGGGGGGTTTGCGATGCCCTGTTGCATGAATTTGCCATGGACAAGGCCATTGATATCATGACCGAGATCAAGGACGGCCAGCTGGGGCTGAAATCTTTTTTGCTGTTCCAGTCCGACGCCATGAAGGCCTATGCCTGTTTTGCCCAGTACAAGGTCATGAGCATCATGTTCGCCAGCATATTTGCCGGCGTGTTGACCCGCATCGGCGGCAGCATGTGGGCACGAACCCTGACATCACCGGGCGGCCAGATGGCAAGTGCCGGCGCCGGTGCCGCCATGGAGGCCATCGATCCGTCCAAAAGCGCGGGAAGAAAAAGCAACCTTACCGAATCGGTTCCCACCCAGGTGCTGCACAACAGCTATGGGATGGCCAACCAGGCAAGGGCGGCCCTATACGGCAAGCAGACCGAATACCGGACAAAGGATGCCGCGGTAAAAGCCTTCGGCGGCCAGATGGCCAATGCCGGCGCTGCCGCCACCCGGATGTCGGCGGCCAACCTGACCCATCTCAAGGAAAAGGTGTCCCACTCCGACGCCGTCTTGAAATGGGGCAACGCCCACGGCCTCAGCAATGACGACACCATCCAGATGACCCAGGACTATATGCAGCATTCGACGGCATCGTCCGCCCTTGCCATGAACAAGATCGCCCAGGGGTACAATATCTCTGCCATGGAAGCGCTCGATTTCGGCAAGCATGTTCAGGCGGAAACCGGATACGGCAATGCCCTGGGGGTGGAAAAAGCCTTCCGGTCGGCACAGACGGACGGATTTGACGGCACCATGGCCGATTATCAGTCCATGCGGGCCGATATCGACAGCCGCAAGGGGTTTTTAACCGCCGAGACCGTTGAAAAAATGGCCGGCAGCTACTTTGGCGGCAACACCAACCGGCTCCTGCGCCATGAAGCCCAGTACAGCCAGAGCCAGACCGCCGGCATGCTGCACAGCCTGAGACAGCACCGGGTCACACCCCAGGAAGTGGGGGAGGCCCTGGGAAGGGCCCGTTCCTTTGAAGCCATTGCCAAGCAGGACCATCTGTTTGCCGCGGGCGACAACACCTATTTTCGAACCCAGTCGGCCCAGCTGTACGATGCGGCGGCAAAGCATCTCAAACGCACCGCCATGGAGGAGATCGCTTCCGACGGGTATCTTTCCAAGCAAACCCGATCCAATATCAAAGCCATGCTGGCCACCGACATGGGCAGCGCCCAGCTTCGCGCCCAAGGGGGCCTGGAAACCACCATCCGGGGCGAAAAAGAGGCCAGTCATTTTGGACAGTTTCTGAAAAGTCAGGGCGTGGATGTGCAAGGCAGGGATATCATCGGCGCCAAGGCCCGGATGAATATGTATCTGGACAACGACGGCAATCTTAAGACCGGCTTTGTGGCCGTTAACAAAGGAACGGTGATTACCAGCCAGGATTATCGGGAGCACAAAGGCGCCCTGACCAGGGATCAGGCCCGCGACCTGGGGCTTTCCCGGGAAGGGTTTTATTCCATCAAAAGCTCGGCCAACGGCGAAACCGCTCTGTTCGTTCATGGCGAATCGGGCCGGGCCTTTACTCAATCCAATATGCATGTGGAAAAAGACTCCGCCGATGGATACCAGGTGGTCTATAAGGACCCGGACACGGGAAAGACCGGATACGTTCTACTCAGCAAGGGGTCGGAAACCAGAGACGTGGCTTCCCATGTCCGCCATTTGAAAAACGGCGAGACGATGGCCTTTCAAGATGCAAACGGAACCCTGAACCTGGTATCCGGTGAGATCCGGTCCAAAGGGGTCATGCAGGATATCTCCGGCACACTGGACAATGGCCGTGCCGTGAGCTTTCGGTACAATACGGTCACCGGTGAGATCACCGACAGAGACATCAGCCAGAATGTGAACTTCAAGCCCGATGAAGCCTACCGGAATTTGTACGATAAATCCCATGGCAACATGCTTAAATTCTATGACCTGAACGATGAGGCCACCCGGCTGGCATTTGTCAACAACATGGCCCGAACGGTAGGCAATATTATCGGCGTTGATGAAATAAAAGCTATTGGTGGTAGAGGAGGCCTCGGGGCCTCTATCGGTAAACCCGGAGGCAAAAAGGGGTTTGGCCTATCCGGCGGAATGGAGCTGTCGCACTCCAACCGCCAGCAAATCAATCAGATCGGCGCATCGTTGCTCCATGCAATCGAGGAGTCCGAGGATCAATCCGGGTATGTGGATTATGAAAAAGCCGATGCATTGTTGAGAAACGAATGCGATGGCCTTACAAAACGGGGGTATAAGTCCGGCCGAATCGGTTTGACAAAAAATGCTCACGACGGGCAAGCGGCAAGGGAGCACCATCAGGAAAAATTTGATCAATTAATGGAGCAGATTTTGCCGCAGTCAACGAGAAAAAGCGGAAAGCCTGCCGATGCATGA
- a CDS encoding conjugal transfer protein TraH: MKPIILRMAACMSLLLTAPPSFAGWIDDWMQQKSVSGPNHFETQKRGFTSFGNFSARWQTGNDYLVTVNKPQFKAGCGGIDLFLGGMDLMQFDYLVDKLQRTMGSASAAFAFDIAMSVLSEKVATSMKSIMAIVDRLNQLQFDDCKAGQAIAATLVDAANPKIEAKDKTQAMTEFAQQSGVSSLWQELKNFGRESSVQDTAIASGVGDISQLVTGCPLALRQIFFTQGYVLSHLGARRGYVAAYIDLVRGLIGDVKISADGMSSTRIDRCPQNAPATILDAIADGTVYLRDELTDTCNPAGDIVIDGTTYPNLKNWVFTTLSAIGGKVMAKQPLTADEENFLNVIPSSIYKAMITEISIDGTVGAPALIASKYTDYVAILYAYYMLGDLYNLMDNTIMVADTVSRAKRGTDSGGGQRNCKIELAEPVMADLKEMKKDLVPFMHGVYNVYQTKLEELNNTINFAQAIRDRDETFKQMLSQRVGQAAMLHMLD; the protein is encoded by the coding sequence ATGAAACCCATTATACTTCGCATGGCGGCCTGCATGTCGCTCCTGCTGACAGCGCCCCCGTCCTTTGCCGGATGGATCGATGACTGGATGCAGCAAAAATCGGTATCCGGCCCCAACCACTTCGAGACCCAGAAACGCGGGTTTACCTCCTTCGGCAACTTTTCGGCCCGCTGGCAGACCGGAAACGATTATCTGGTCACCGTCAACAAGCCGCAGTTCAAGGCCGGATGCGGCGGGATCGACTTGTTTCTGGGCGGCATGGACCTGATGCAGTTCGATTACCTGGTGGATAAACTCCAGCGCACCATGGGATCGGCGTCCGCGGCATTCGCTTTTGACATCGCCATGAGCGTATTGTCCGAAAAAGTGGCCACCAGCATGAAATCCATCATGGCCATCGTGGATCGGCTCAACCAGCTTCAGTTCGATGACTGCAAGGCCGGCCAGGCCATTGCCGCAACCCTGGTGGATGCCGCCAACCCGAAGATCGAGGCCAAGGACAAAACGCAGGCCATGACCGAGTTCGCCCAGCAGTCCGGGGTATCCAGCCTCTGGCAGGAGCTGAAAAACTTCGGCCGGGAAAGCTCGGTGCAAGACACCGCCATCGCTTCCGGTGTGGGAGACATATCCCAGCTTGTCACGGGCTGTCCCCTGGCATTGAGACAGATCTTTTTCACCCAGGGATATGTCCTGTCCCATCTGGGGGCACGGCGGGGGTATGTTGCCGCCTATATCGACCTGGTGCGCGGCCTGATCGGAGATGTCAAGATCAGCGCCGATGGCATGAGCAGCACCCGGATCGACCGGTGTCCGCAAAACGCACCGGCCACCATCCTGGACGCCATCGCCGACGGGACCGTCTATCTGCGCGATGAACTGACCGATACCTGCAATCCGGCGGGAGATATCGTTATCGACGGCACCACCTATCCGAACCTGAAGAACTGGGTGTTCACCACCCTCAGCGCCATCGGCGGCAAGGTGATGGCCAAGCAGCCCTTGACCGCCGATGAGGAGAATTTCCTCAACGTTATTCCCTCATCGATCTACAAGGCCATGATCACCGAGATATCCATCGACGGCACCGTCGGCGCGCCGGCGCTGATTGCCTCCAAGTACACCGATTACGTGGCCATTCTCTACGCCTATTACATGCTGGGAGATCTGTACAACCTGATGGACAATACCATCATGGTGGCCGATACGGTGAGCCGGGCCAAAAGAGGGACCGATTCCGGCGGCGGCCAACGAAATTGCAAGATTGAACTGGCCGAGCCCGTCATGGCGGACCTGAAAGAGATGAAAAAGGACCTGGTGCCCTTCATGCACGGCGTCTACAACGTGTACCAGACCAAGCTGGAAGAGTTGAACAACACCATCAATTTCGCCCAGGCCATCCGGGACCGGGACGAAACCTTCAAGCAGATGCTGTCGCAGCGGGTGGGCCAGGCGGCCATGCTGCATATGCTCGATTAG
- a CDS encoding TraC family protein has protein sequence MGLRKMIFGTHGMTHDDISKMTFRTQFSEFLPYRAYDPESRCYHNMDESIGFLWECVPLVHADDQIFDILSGLLNSVFPEGTVLQFILYADPHIKPAMDEYRRIKIRSNELSEKTTGNTADFFISGSKGVDKLRGTPVRNFRLFVALKLPKDKKDRINYLDIRDSVHETLKGIYLSPRLIAPDVLISMLSKVFNGTAHETRGYDTNREINRQIILSETPVRSKWDRILLGDKHLRCMTVKKMVDQVDDLTFNYLTGDIWGVQGDNNQINVPYLFTVNVIFSPLAAKLHAKCNFVLQQQGVGSFAPSLQRKKDEYMWATGQIEQGVSFVRIMPMLWHFADSEQQSREAAARVKRIWQSRGFVIQEDRGILKIMWLAALPFGLYTHDRAVDYIDRDFICQPKVAARCLPIQADFSGGCAPYNLFVGRKGQLISFDLFAPVSENFNALITATSGSGKSFLTNSICYNYYTAGSLIRIVDIGGSYKKLCNIVGGKFVNFSKQSDIRLNPFTNIIDIDESIQAVSAIIAQMIYSTSRQVPTETEITLIKNAALNSFHEHGNDADIDRVYEYLKEPSKTSEELLDLECGEDNSCIKDIKTLSAQLAFNLRNFTSLGNLGVWFNGPANLDIAHDDFVVLELEELKSQTELFNVVTLQLLNYVTENLYLSDRSQRRLVIFDEAWQFFSGNGSNTGETSLLARIIVEGYRRARKYGGSFITITQSLLDLAMFGDVGQVILSNSAYKFLLQSADFEKARSKKLIDYSDFVMKLLKSIRSPKPRYSEIFIDSPVGMGIARLLVDPFSYYLYTSAAEENAMIEKLVQKGLSYPEAFGKMMALEKDADTSGF, from the coding sequence ATGGGATTGAGAAAAATGATATTCGGCACCCACGGCATGACCCATGACGATATTTCCAAGATGACCTTCAGGACGCAGTTTTCCGAGTTTTTGCCCTACAGGGCCTATGATCCTGAAAGCCGGTGCTACCATAACATGGACGAATCCATCGGTTTCCTATGGGAATGCGTGCCCCTGGTGCACGCCGATGACCAGATCTTCGATATCCTTAGCGGCCTGCTGAACTCGGTGTTTCCCGAAGGCACGGTCCTGCAGTTCATCCTGTACGCCGACCCACATATCAAGCCGGCCATGGATGAATACCGGCGCATCAAGATCAGGAGCAACGAATTGTCGGAAAAGACCACCGGCAACACCGCGGACTTTTTCATATCCGGATCCAAGGGGGTCGATAAGCTGCGGGGAACTCCGGTAAGAAACTTCAGGCTGTTCGTGGCGCTGAAGCTTCCCAAAGATAAAAAGGACAGGATTAACTACCTGGACATCAGAGACAGCGTCCATGAAACCTTGAAGGGCATCTACCTGTCCCCCCGGCTGATCGCACCGGACGTGCTCATATCCATGCTTTCCAAGGTGTTCAACGGCACCGCACACGAAACCCGCGGCTATGACACCAACCGCGAGATCAACAGGCAGATCATCCTGAGCGAAACGCCGGTCAGGTCCAAATGGGACCGGATTCTTCTGGGCGACAAACACCTGCGCTGCATGACCGTAAAAAAGATGGTGGACCAGGTGGACGATCTGACCTTCAATTATCTGACCGGAGATATCTGGGGCGTTCAAGGGGACAACAACCAGATCAACGTGCCGTACCTGTTCACCGTCAATGTCATCTTCTCCCCCCTGGCCGCCAAGCTGCACGCCAAGTGCAATTTCGTGCTCCAGCAGCAGGGCGTGGGCAGTTTCGCGCCCTCCCTGCAGCGCAAAAAGGACGAATACATGTGGGCCACGGGCCAGATCGAGCAGGGGGTCAGCTTCGTTCGCATCATGCCCATGCTCTGGCATTTTGCCGATTCGGAGCAGCAATCCCGGGAGGCGGCCGCCCGGGTCAAACGCATCTGGCAGTCCCGGGGGTTCGTGATCCAGGAAGACCGCGGAATTTTGAAAATCATGTGGCTGGCCGCCTTGCCCTTTGGCCTGTACACCCATGACCGGGCGGTGGACTATATCGACCGGGATTTTATCTGCCAGCCCAAGGTGGCCGCCCGGTGCCTGCCCATCCAGGCGGACTTCAGCGGGGGCTGTGCGCCGTACAATCTGTTTGTGGGCCGCAAGGGCCAGTTGATCAGTTTTGACCTGTTCGCGCCGGTTTCCGAGAATTTCAACGCCCTGATTACCGCCACCAGCGGTTCCGGAAAAAGCTTTCTGACCAATTCGATCTGTTACAACTACTACACGGCCGGTTCGCTGATCCGGATCGTCGATATCGGCGGCAGCTATAAAAAGCTGTGCAACATCGTCGGCGGCAAGTTCGTCAACTTTTCCAAGCAGTCCGACATCCGGCTCAACCCCTTTACCAACATCATCGATATCGACGAGAGCATCCAGGCGGTCAGCGCCATCATCGCCCAGATGATCTATTCCACCAGCCGGCAGGTGCCCACCGAGACCGAGATCACCCTGATTAAAAACGCCGCCTTGAATTCTTTCCACGAACACGGCAACGACGCCGATATCGACCGGGTATACGAGTACCTGAAAGAGCCCTCCAAAACATCCGAAGAGCTGCTGGATCTCGAGTGCGGCGAGGACAACTCCTGCATCAAGGATATCAAGACCCTGTCGGCCCAGCTGGCCTTTAACCTGAGAAATTTTACCTCCCTGGGCAATCTGGGGGTATGGTTCAACGGACCGGCCAACCTGGATATCGCCCATGACGATTTCGTGGTGCTGGAACTCGAGGAGCTCAAATCCCAGACGGAGCTGTTCAACGTGGTGACCCTCCAGCTCCTGAACTATGTCACCGAAAACCTCTACCTTTCCGACCGGTCCCAGCGGCGGCTGGTGATATTCGACGAGGCCTGGCAGTTTTTCTCCGGAAACGGCAGCAATACCGGCGAGACCAGCCTTCTGGCCCGGATCATCGTGGAAGGCTACCGGCGCGCCAGAAAATATGGCGGCAGTTTCATCACCATCACCCAGTCGCTGCTGGACCTTGCCATGTTCGGCGACGTGGGCCAGGTGATCCTGTCCAACTCGGCCTATAAATTCCTGCTGCAGTCGGCGGATTTTGAAAAGGCGCGGTCGAAAAAGCTCATCGACTATTCCGACTTCGTCATGAAACTGCTCAAAAGCATCCGCAGTCCCAAACCCAGGTACTCGGAGATCTTTATCGACAGCCCGGTGGGCATGGGCATTGCCCGGCTGCTGGTGGACCCGTTCTCCTATTATCTGTACACCTCAGCGGCGGAAGAAAACGCGATGATTGAAAAGCTGGTCCAAAAGGGGCTTTCCTATCCGGAGGCATTCGGGAAAATGATGGCCCTGGAAAAGGATGCCGACACAAGCGGGTTTTGA
- a CDS encoding BREX protein BrxB domain-containing protein, translated as MSKVKRLVASYGTYIAIPWRSDAAAAQRVIFCVYNESDELRLRARIDEFEIVTKQCGHNWALFDLTNTFAQWLCSQKYAESYFKKPNLLATVYHKYLDYILAEFARFLGDNHVDDSYVVAIKGVGALFGFLKVKEVVEKLAPTISGRLLVFFPGSYEDNNYRLLDSYDGWGYLAVPITADKVF; from the coding sequence GTGAGCAAAGTTAAGCGTTTGGTCGCTTCCTATGGAACATATATCGCCATCCCATGGCGGTCTGATGCCGCTGCCGCCCAGAGGGTCATATTTTGCGTTTATAATGAGTCCGATGAGCTCCGTCTTCGGGCCAGAATAGATGAGTTTGAAATTGTCACCAAGCAGTGTGGCCACAATTGGGCGCTTTTTGATTTAACCAATACCTTTGCACAATGGCTATGCAGTCAAAAATATGCTGAGAGCTATTTCAAAAAACCGAACCTGCTTGCCACTGTATATCATAAGTATCTTGATTATATCCTCGCAGAATTTGCCCGGTTTTTAGGTGATAACCATGTGGACGATTCCTATGTGGTTGCAATAAAAGGTGTGGGGGCGCTGTTCGGATTCTTAAAAGTGAAAGAGGTGGTGGAAAAACTAGCACCAACGATATCGGGAAGATTGCTGGTATTCTTTCCGGGAAGCTATGAAGATAACAACTATCGCTTGTTGGATAGTTATGATGGCTGGGGGTATCTGGCCGTCCCCATTACAGCGGACAAAGTTTTTTAA
- a CDS encoding TraV family lipoprotein, translating to MFNPYDDAFQCPDVDEGTCTGIPDAYRRSLDENPPADLPCDDCTAAVENDMPDESGQATPADARRIYLQKRFEKLRALIADDHPPIVVPPEVVRVLVLSYTGNENEMFGFRYIYFFATEPAWLLSTTIEENPGDD from the coding sequence GTGTTCAACCCGTACGATGACGCGTTTCAATGCCCTGACGTGGATGAAGGCACCTGCACCGGCATACCCGATGCCTATCGCCGGAGTCTCGATGAAAACCCGCCGGCGGATCTCCCATGCGATGACTGCACGGCTGCCGTGGAAAATGACATGCCGGACGAATCCGGGCAGGCAACGCCCGCCGATGCCAGGCGCATCTATCTGCAAAAACGATTCGAAAAGCTCCGCGCCCTGATCGCAGACGACCACCCGCCCATTGTGGTGCCTCCGGAAGTGGTCAGGGTCCTGGTGCTGTCCTATACGGGCAACGAAAACGAGATGTTCGGATTCCGGTACATCTACTTTTTCGCAACCGAGCCTGCCTGGCTGTTGTCCACCACCATTGAAGAGAATCCGGGAGACGATTGA
- a CDS encoding helix-turn-helix domain-containing protein, whose translation MEDRWLSVEEIGTYLGIKRDTVYRWITDKQMPAHRMGRLWKFKRDEVDEWVRKGGASEDRSGGAPVEE comes from the coding sequence ATGGAAGATCGATGGTTGTCAGTTGAAGAAATTGGAACATACCTCGGCATCAAACGGGACACCGTTTATCGTTGGATCACCGATAAACAGATGCCCGCGCACCGGATGGGGCGCCTATGGAAATTTAAGAGAGATGAAGTTGATGAATGGGTCCGGAAAGGCGGGGCGAGTGAGGACAGGAGCGGAGGTGCGCCAGTTGAGGAATGA